One window of the Vicinamibacterales bacterium genome contains the following:
- a CDS encoding lysophospholipid acyltransferase family protein: protein MNMFIAAVRSVLTYIVVSLYLLIAGPIGLGIAVPLKLQGMLYWLGHVGVGLALGMAGIRYRVTGAAKVPAGRAVVFCSNHESNVDPPVLFRALHPRLHVLFKAELKKLPILGKVMLAGGFVAVERERREASMASIEVAAASIREGNSFLIFPEGTRSRTSELLPFKKGGFIMAIKAQAPIVPVAISGGRDAMKKGSWFVRPVLCRIRIGEPIETAGMSVDDRDDVIEVVRTRIKDLLKT from the coding sequence ATGAACATGTTCATTGCCGCCGTCAGGTCTGTACTCACCTACATCGTCGTCTCCCTTTACCTACTGATTGCCGGTCCCATCGGGCTCGGCATTGCCGTGCCCCTGAAACTGCAGGGCATGCTCTATTGGCTCGGCCACGTGGGCGTCGGGTTGGCGCTGGGCATGGCGGGCATTCGCTACCGCGTGACCGGCGCGGCCAAGGTGCCGGCCGGCCGTGCCGTCGTCTTCTGCTCGAACCACGAGAGCAACGTCGATCCGCCGGTGCTCTTCCGCGCCCTGCATCCGCGGCTGCACGTGCTGTTCAAGGCGGAACTGAAGAAGCTGCCGATCCTCGGCAAGGTGATGCTGGCCGGCGGGTTCGTGGCCGTGGAGCGGGAACGCCGCGAGGCGTCGATGGCCTCGATCGAGGTGGCCGCCGCGTCCATTCGCGAGGGCAACTCGTTCCTGATCTTCCCCGAAGGCACGCGCAGCCGCACGTCCGAACTCTTGCCATTCAAGAAGGGTGGCTTCATCATGGCCATCAAGGCGCAGGCGCCGATCGTCCCGGTGGCGATTTCCGGGGGGCGTGACGCCATGAAGAAGGGCAGTTGGTTCGTGCGGCCGGTGCTGTGCCGCATTCGCATTGGTGAGCCGATCGAGACGGCTGGGATGTCGGTCGACGATCGCGATGACGTGATCGAAGTCGTCCGGACGCGGATAAAGGACTTACTCAAGACATAG
- a CDS encoding DUF4126 domain-containing protein — protein MELLATLGRTLGFSLAAGVNLYATVAVLGLAARYGWVQLPEQFQVFNHPWVIGIAGVLYVIEFVADKIPWVDSIWDSVHTVIRPVGGALIAVAALGEASPVMVGMIALLGGSAAAGSHMTKAGARVAINTSPEPFTNWIASLAEDAFVIGLSLLTLKFPLLALLVSVTIVVMIVWLARRIWHWLRPATAAQTPST, from the coding sequence GTGGAACTCCTCGCCACTCTCGGACGCACGCTCGGGTTCTCCCTCGCCGCCGGCGTGAACCTCTACGCCACCGTGGCCGTGCTCGGCCTGGCCGCGCGCTATGGCTGGGTGCAGCTGCCTGAACAGTTCCAGGTCTTCAACCACCCCTGGGTCATCGGGATTGCGGGCGTGCTCTACGTGATCGAATTCGTGGCCGACAAGATCCCGTGGGTCGATTCGATCTGGGATTCGGTCCACACGGTGATCCGGCCGGTCGGCGGCGCCTTGATCGCGGTCGCCGCGCTGGGCGAAGCGTCGCCCGTCATGGTCGGCATGATCGCGTTGCTGGGCGGCAGCGCCGCCGCCGGCAGCCACATGACCAAGGCCGGCGCGCGCGTGGCCATCAACACCAGCCCGGAGCCGTTCACCAACTGGATTGCGAGCCTCGCGGAAGACGCGTTCGTGATCGGGCTGAGCCTGCTGACCTTGAAGTTCCCGCTGCTGGCGCTCCTGGTCAGCGTGACGATCGTCGTGATGATCGTGTGGCTGGCGCGCCGGATCTGGCATTGGCTAAGGCCCGCCACCGCCGCTCAAACGCCGTCCACCTAG
- a CDS encoding VWA domain-containing protein has translation MRIRLTVLGMLAASLVLGIAQERPPDGQLPRFRAGANLVRVDAYVSLDGKAVTDLKPEDLLVFEDDKPQRIEDFKLIEARVPNPQSERTDPTNARDMRQEANDAARVFTLFFDRPHVSLSGSYHAKKPIVETLDRVIGPDDLVGVMTPEMSPSAITYSRRTSSIERMVTDTWHWGVKDRITAETPRERAIRECYPGSSIADEMIARLRERDTLDALDHLVTHLEGLRPERKFVMVFTEGWPLYKQSDTLAAGNAPSPGGVGIDPRTGRVSGSTPIDSSRDDSRSLESCDRERVMLAFIDHEMQFRELLQRANRANVSFYPIDARGLIVFDQPTRFDVPPSVDAAWLRDRHEDLRMMATQTDGVAVLDNTNDIAGAMQKIFADVGSYYLFSYYSSNPKLDGRFRRIRVEVKRDNVDVRARPGYLAPTEAEARAAGATPERPAGSRPAPPPSVTRALDAIAPGRGNLPVRIQAAGGRGLIRAVVELDAATAKLPEWLTGGTLRLTVEPERGSGSTPGSPPQTMTVAIEPGQRSIPVDATNSPLVAGRYSVRAELTPRAGRMPIQVTTFVTVPPDTAVVGTGALALRRGPSTGLAYVPTADPRFRRTERLRIEVPLADAAIEGTGRMLTREGAAMPLVVTYSTRVDDATRQALGVAEVVLAPLAAGEYVLELSLKKPGTPEIITYGFRLVP, from the coding sequence ATGCGCATTCGGCTGACCGTGCTCGGCATGCTGGCAGCGTCGCTCGTCCTTGGCATCGCCCAGGAACGCCCACCCGACGGGCAATTACCGCGGTTTCGCGCCGGCGCGAACCTGGTCCGCGTTGACGCCTATGTGTCACTCGACGGCAAGGCGGTCACCGACCTCAAGCCGGAAGATCTCCTGGTGTTCGAGGATGACAAGCCGCAGCGCATCGAAGATTTCAAGCTGATCGAGGCACGCGTTCCGAATCCGCAATCGGAGCGGACCGATCCCACCAACGCCCGTGACATGCGCCAGGAAGCCAACGATGCGGCGCGCGTGTTCACGCTGTTCTTCGATCGGCCCCATGTCTCGCTGAGCGGTTCGTATCACGCGAAGAAGCCGATCGTCGAGACGCTCGACCGTGTGATTGGCCCGGACGATCTGGTCGGCGTCATGACGCCCGAGATGTCGCCGTCGGCCATCACCTACAGCCGCCGGACCTCGAGCATCGAGCGGATGGTCACCGACACCTGGCACTGGGGCGTCAAGGATCGGATTACCGCCGAGACACCGCGTGAGCGCGCGATCAGGGAATGCTATCCGGGCTCGTCGATCGCCGACGAGATGATCGCCCGGCTGCGGGAGCGCGACACGCTCGACGCGCTCGATCACCTCGTGACGCACCTCGAAGGCCTGCGCCCCGAGCGCAAGTTCGTGATGGTGTTCACGGAAGGCTGGCCGCTCTACAAGCAGAGCGACACGCTGGCGGCCGGCAATGCACCCAGCCCGGGAGGCGTGGGCATCGATCCGCGGACCGGCCGGGTTTCGGGTTCGACGCCGATCGATTCGTCGCGCGACGACAGCCGGTCGCTCGAGTCGTGCGATCGCGAGCGCGTGATGCTGGCGTTCATCGACCACGAGATGCAGTTCCGCGAACTGCTGCAGCGCGCCAACCGCGCCAACGTCAGTTTTTACCCCATTGACGCGCGTGGGCTGATCGTCTTCGACCAGCCCACCCGGTTCGACGTGCCGCCCAGCGTGGACGCGGCCTGGTTGCGCGACCGGCACGAGGACCTCCGCATGATGGCCACGCAGACCGACGGCGTCGCCGTGCTCGACAACACCAACGACATTGCCGGCGCGATGCAGAAGATCTTCGCCGACGTCGGTTCGTACTATCTGTTCAGCTACTACTCCTCCAATCCGAAGCTGGATGGCCGCTTCCGCCGGATCCGGGTCGAGGTGAAGCGCGACAACGTGGACGTACGCGCGCGTCCCGGGTACCTGGCGCCGACTGAAGCGGAGGCGCGTGCCGCCGGGGCGACACCGGAACGGCCAGCGGGTAGTCGCCCGGCACCGCCGCCGTCGGTCACCCGCGCGCTCGACGCCATTGCGCCAGGCCGCGGCAACCTGCCCGTCCGCATCCAGGCCGCCGGCGGCCGCGGACTGATCCGCGCCGTCGTCGAACTCGATGCGGCCACCGCCAAACTGCCGGAGTGGCTGACGGGTGGGACGCTGCGGTTGACCGTCGAGCCCGAGCGCGGCAGCGGTTCCACCCCCGGCTCGCCGCCGCAGACCATGACCGTGGCGATCGAGCCCGGCCAACGGAGCATTCCCGTGGACGCGACCAACTCGCCGCTGGTGGCCGGACGCTATTCGGTGCGCGCGGAGTTGACGCCGCGGGCCGGGCGCATGCCGATCCAGGTGACGACGTTCGTGACCGTGCCGCCCGACACGGCGGTGGTGGGCACGGGCGCCCTGGCCCTTCGCCGCGGCCCGAGCACGGGGTTGGCCTACGTGCCGACCGCCGACCCCCGCTTCCGCCGCACCGAACGGCTGCGCATCGAAGTCCCGCTGGCCGACGCCGCCATCGAGGGAACCGGCCGCATGCTGACGCGCGAAGGCGCGGCCATGCCGCTGGTGGTCACCTATTCCACTCGCGTGGACGACGCGACCAGGCAGGCGTTGGGCGTGGCGGAGGTGGTGCTGGCGCCGCTGGCGGCGGGCGAGTACGTGCTGGAACTATCGCTGAAGAAGCCCGGCACGCCCGAGATCATCACCTACGGATTCCGCCTCGTTCCGTAA